A single genomic interval of Bacillota bacterium harbors:
- a CDS encoding DUF370 domain-containing protein: MDIKLINIGFGNIVAANRLVAIVSPESAPIKRIIQDARDRGMLIDATYGRRTRAVMITDSGHVILSAVQPETVAHRLATKDSGMESQD; the protein is encoded by the coding sequence GTGGACATCAAGCTAATCAACATAGGCTTCGGGAACATCGTCGCCGCTAACAGACTAGTAGCTATCGTGAGCCCCGAGTCAGCGCCGATCAAGAGAATCATCCAGGATGCCCGCGACCGAGGTATGCTCATAGACGCCACCTACGGGAGGCGGACACGGGCGGTCATGATCACTGACAGCGGCCATGTGATTCTCTCCGCCGTCCAGCCCGAGACTGTAGCCCACAGGCTGGCGACGAAGGACTCGGGCATGGAGTCGCAGGATTAG
- a CDS encoding integration host factor: protein MALPTLTPEQKRAALKKAQEVRSKRAQIREELKQGKLTLDKIFGEADNEVIGKMRVAYLLESLPRIGRVRTRQIMTEIGIDESRRVQGLGIRQREALLKKLAK, encoded by the coding sequence GTGGCACTGCCTACGCTGACACCCGAACAGAAGCGTGCGGCGCTGAAGAAGGCTCAGGAGGTCAGGAGCAAGCGGGCCCAGATTCGCGAGGAGCTCAAGCAGGGGAAACTCACGCTGGACAAGATCTTCGGCGAAGCGGACAACGAGGTCATCGGCAAGATGCGCGTCGCGTACTTGCTCGAGTCGCTGCCCAGGATCGGCAGGGTGAGAACCCGGCAGATCATGACGGAGATCGGCATCGACGAGAGCAGGCGGGTCCAGGGCCTTGGAATCCGGCAGAGGGAGGCCCTTCTGAAGAAGCTCGCCAAGTAG
- a CDS encoding YicC family protein: MANSMTGYGHAEHVSPAGTVRVEIRSVNHRYLDVSFRMSRELSAVEEKARALVSSRASRGKIEVSISVEWRCGGSRAVVVDTELARAYCEGLTSLASDLGLAPVTTVEILANLPDVIALRDRGDDPEGLWALVEPALAGALDNLEAMRAAEGGRMERDIVHRIGKIEQTIGEIARRAPDSVEAYRVRLSQRVAEMLADVRVDETRLATEVALFADRCDFTEESVRFQSHIHQFRQALREPGSIGKKLDFLTQEMNREANTIGSKAQDAGVSALVVEVKSELEKIREQVQNIE, translated from the coding sequence ATGGCAAACAGTATGACAGGCTACGGGCACGCCGAGCACGTGAGTCCGGCCGGGACTGTCAGAGTCGAGATCCGGTCGGTCAACCATAGATATCTGGATGTCTCCTTCCGCATGTCTCGTGAGCTCTCAGCCGTTGAGGAGAAGGCTCGAGCTCTGGTGAGCAGCAGGGCTTCACGAGGCAAAATCGAGGTGTCGATCTCGGTCGAGTGGCGCTGCGGCGGGTCGCGCGCGGTGGTTGTAGATACCGAGTTGGCCAGGGCCTACTGTGAGGGCCTTACGTCACTTGCCTCTGATCTCGGGCTGGCCCCGGTGACCACCGTCGAGATCCTGGCCAACCTTCCGGATGTGATTGCCCTGCGCGACCGCGGAGACGATCCCGAAGGGCTCTGGGCACTCGTCGAACCAGCTCTCGCCGGAGCTCTAGACAATCTCGAGGCTATGCGAGCGGCGGAAGGGGGGAGGATGGAAAGGGACATTGTGCATAGAATAGGAAAAATTGAGCAGACAATAGGTGAGATCGCTCGTAGAGCACCTGATTCGGTGGAGGCCTACCGGGTCAGGCTCTCTCAGAGGGTGGCGGAGATGCTGGCGGACGTGAGAGTCGATGAGACCAGGCTTGCCACTGAAGTGGCCCTTTTCGCTGACAGATGTGATTTTACTGAGGAGAGTGTCCGTTTCCAGAGCCACATCCACCAGTTCCGCCAGGCTCTCAGAGAGCCCGGGAGCATTGGGAAGAAGCTCGATTTCCTGACACAGGAGATGAACCGCGAGGCGAACACCATAGGCTCCAAAGCTCAGGATGCAGGTGTCTCGGCCCTGGTGGTCGAGGTCAAGAGCGAACTCGAGAAGATCCGTGAGCAGGTTCAGAACATTGAGTAG